The Sphingobacterium bambusae genome includes a window with the following:
- a CDS encoding M16 family metallopeptidase encodes MRLKSLLVGTLLGLCPAAVLLAQQLPLDPTVRVGELPNGFRYFIKQNAYPEKRAVLYLANKVGSILETEEERGLAHFMEHMNFKGTKHFPKNELINYLEKSGVRFGADLNAYTSYDETIYQLPIPTDNAELWKNGMQIMRDWAAEATLDREEFEKERGVILEEKRLQQNAAGRMREQYMPSLYNHSRYAERAPIGLSEVIAKADIQVLSDFYSRWYRPDLQALIVVGDIDVDAVEQQIKALFGDLKSKAAANAVRPEYGIDLIDSLRVKQVKDKEYASAQIELFVKRKTSPVVDEDSFKRDLVRQLSNSLLAARFQEIARKGSLTYMGLQVSASDFVADLSLLNVRISIAPDKWEQGFKAAYTEVLRVKKHGFTAAELDDVKARLKAQIAMQEREKNKIASLRLVEDYLQYFLSKTAYLSTDKKIELTRCMLETVTTDDVKRYLSDFLNEKDQLWLMLGLDKADQPLPEQQQLKQWINDLGQQHIEPYVQERQLVRLMDSVPTAGKVVKENKDDALGLTSWTLSNGVQVWVKPTDFKNDEILFTAFSPGGSSLYADEDYYSAMNAPAFVVNSGVGTLDLNQLSQFLNARAVQVSPFIGEREEGVSGASIGKELETGLGLTHLYMSASRLDTARFRIIMDRSRTAISSRGFDPKRAFADTVGNILGNYHFRRQPSSLATLEQIKADRVKAIFDERFANAADFSFVFVGNFKLDSLRLLTEKYLGSLPSSPKREQARDLNIRVPEGKIRRDLHMGQGDKGTVQLVFSGKYAYSATNNIYMDALKAALELRLTERLRKQESGVYSPSVQLTKAKKPLGFYALVISFDCDPSREEDLIAAVREEWGKMRKEGISLEEWTKFMAEEQRAHELQEKSNQFWLGYLKGQLDKGEALDEFAGHNDRLAQVNLKKLNAYLRKILRQENEIIVTLKPEEK; translated from the coding sequence ATGAGATTGAAAAGTTTACTAGTCGGAACGTTGCTGGGCCTCTGCCCAGCAGCCGTTCTGCTGGCACAACAGCTGCCGTTGGATCCTACGGTTCGCGTAGGAGAGCTGCCAAACGGGTTTCGTTATTTTATTAAACAAAACGCTTACCCCGAAAAAAGAGCCGTGCTGTATTTGGCCAACAAGGTGGGGTCTATACTGGAGACAGAAGAAGAGCGCGGATTAGCGCACTTTATGGAGCATATGAATTTTAAGGGAACGAAACATTTCCCGAAGAATGAACTGATCAACTACTTGGAGAAATCTGGTGTACGATTTGGTGCTGATCTCAATGCGTACACCTCTTACGATGAAACCATCTACCAACTGCCCATCCCGACGGATAATGCCGAGCTATGGAAAAATGGTATGCAAATTATGCGCGACTGGGCTGCCGAAGCTACGCTTGATCGCGAGGAATTTGAGAAAGAGCGAGGTGTTATTTTAGAAGAGAAACGCTTACAGCAGAATGCTGCGGGGCGCATGCGCGAGCAGTATATGCCCTCGTTGTACAACCACTCGCGCTATGCCGAGCGCGCACCCATAGGCCTTAGCGAGGTGATCGCAAAGGCCGATATCCAAGTGCTCAGTGATTTCTATAGCCGCTGGTATCGGCCAGATTTGCAAGCGCTGATCGTGGTGGGCGATATCGATGTCGATGCGGTTGAACAACAAATTAAGGCGCTATTTGGCGATCTTAAAAGCAAGGCTGCCGCCAACGCGGTAAGACCCGAATACGGCATAGACCTGATCGATAGCCTGCGTGTTAAGCAGGTGAAGGACAAGGAATATGCATCGGCACAGATCGAATTGTTTGTGAAGAGAAAGACCAGCCCCGTCGTGGATGAAGACAGTTTTAAGCGGGATTTGGTGCGGCAGTTGAGCAACAGCCTGCTCGCTGCACGATTTCAGGAAATTGCACGTAAGGGAAGCCTGACCTATATGGGGCTGCAGGTTAGTGCTAGCGATTTTGTAGCTGATCTATCGCTGCTAAATGTTCGTATATCGATAGCACCGGATAAGTGGGAGCAAGGCTTTAAAGCAGCCTACACCGAAGTGTTACGCGTGAAAAAACATGGCTTTACGGCTGCTGAACTTGATGATGTCAAGGCTCGCCTAAAAGCTCAAATAGCGATGCAGGAACGTGAAAAAAATAAGATTGCATCATTGCGCTTGGTGGAAGACTACCTGCAATACTTCTTGAGCAAAACGGCCTATCTATCTACCGACAAAAAGATCGAACTGACCCGGTGTATGCTAGAGACTGTAACGACGGATGATGTGAAAAGGTACCTCAGTGATTTTCTGAATGAGAAAGATCAGTTATGGCTGATGCTAGGGCTAGACAAAGCCGATCAGCCCTTGCCAGAACAACAACAGCTTAAGCAATGGATAAATGATTTGGGACAGCAGCATATTGAACCTTATGTGCAGGAAAGGCAGCTTGTTCGCTTAATGGATAGCGTTCCCACTGCGGGTAAAGTAGTAAAGGAAAATAAGGACGATGCCCTAGGGTTAACGTCTTGGACATTAAGCAACGGTGTGCAGGTATGGGTCAAACCTACCGATTTTAAGAATGACGAAATCTTGTTTACCGCATTTAGTCCGGGCGGAAGCTCCCTGTATGCCGATGAGGATTATTACTCGGCTATGAATGCCCCTGCTTTTGTTGTGAATAGCGGCGTGGGGACACTTGATCTCAACCAGCTGAGCCAATTTTTGAACGCACGGGCCGTTCAGGTTAGTCCTTTCATTGGCGAACGGGAAGAAGGAGTGAGTGGCGCGAGTATCGGCAAGGAACTCGAGACGGGACTGGGTTTAACACACTTGTATATGTCCGCTTCGCGGTTGGATACGGCTCGTTTTCGGATCATCATGGATCGTTCCAGAACCGCAATAAGCAGCCGTGGTTTCGATCCTAAGCGTGCCTTTGCTGACACGGTGGGCAATATATTGGGCAATTACCACTTTCGGCGGCAGCCAAGTTCATTGGCTACACTCGAACAGATCAAAGCCGATAGGGTAAAGGCAATCTTTGACGAACGCTTTGCCAATGCCGCAGATTTTTCATTCGTTTTTGTAGGTAATTTCAAGCTCGATTCGTTGCGCCTGTTAACGGAGAAATATCTAGGATCGCTCCCTAGCAGTCCAAAAAGGGAACAAGCGCGCGACCTGAACATTCGTGTGCCCGAAGGCAAGATACGTCGCGACCTGCATATGGGACAAGGCGATAAGGGCACTGTACAGCTGGTGTTTAGTGGAAAGTATGCTTATTCGGCGACAAACAATATCTATATGGATGCCTTGAAAGCTGCATTAGAGCTTCGGTTGACGGAGCGCCTACGCAAGCAGGAGAGTGGAGTTTACTCGCCGTCAGTACAGCTTACCAAAGCCAAAAAACCATTGGGCTTTTACGCACTGGTTATCTCCTTCGATTGCGACCCTTCACGGGAAGAAGACTTGATTGCCGCTGTGCGCGAGGAGTGGGGCAAAATGCGAAAAGAAGGCATTTCGCTAGAGGAATGGACTAAGTTTATGGCCGAAGAGCAACGTGCACATGAATTGCAGGAAAAATCGAACCAATTTTGGTTAGGTTACCTCAAAGGCCAACTGGACAAAGGAGAGGCATTGGATGAGTTCGCTGGCCATAATGATCGTTTGGCACAGGTGAATTTAAAGAAGCTTAATGCCTATCTGCGCAAGATCTTGCGTCAAGAAAATGAAATCATCGTGACGCTGAAGCCGGAAGAAAAATAG
- a CDS encoding histidine kinase — MRNFYSFLFGTWFLLIVSSVSGKLYGQSGDGLAALDSLFAKKQYERAATLLDSVLRKAIAVDDAALIGRSHAGIGNLLLLQGKLDAALENYLISIKHLHADQYAGELSRIYSNMGALYSGLKQFQRSKDYFLKALELNPTENANRLKTLANLAGVYMETNERAEALQTFYAAIQLARQLKNASVEAILYTNLSNYYIGEAQWAETVKYAKQSISLRKGLGQPPSAITYNNLGYALVQLGSLKEGIQYYHVALQQASIAEKKQIYYNLHQAYRALGEEEEAWRAIARYDAVKDSLATSNYEQKVAELEAKYQSAEKERHIEQLAMQNALQEKQLTQQTYLIVAISLIALLIAGIIYLRWKQHRVSDRLSKAEWRHRFLLVQLNPHFIFNAMQSVQHFIHKNERDKSLTYLHSFSRLIRLVLENSEEDAVSLDVEIESLTHYLHLQQLNRNPSFSYHVQVAEELEPDNIWIPTMLLQPFVENAVNHGVEQHGDGRIELLFENNAKGIDIFIKDNGRQVWSTSQAGRLHKSMSMDIVKGRIEQLNKMGRYEIVMNISQSSPVPGYEGTIVHLYIQFLK; from the coding sequence ATGCGTAATTTTTATTCCTTTCTGTTTGGTACATGGTTCTTGCTCATCGTAAGCAGTGTTTCCGGAAAACTGTATGGGCAGTCTGGAGACGGATTAGCGGCATTAGATAGTCTTTTTGCCAAGAAACAATATGAGCGGGCGGCAACGTTGCTGGACAGTGTGTTGCGTAAAGCCATCGCGGTCGACGATGCTGCACTTATTGGAAGGTCGCATGCAGGAATAGGAAATCTGCTGTTGCTGCAGGGAAAGCTGGATGCCGCTTTGGAGAACTACCTCATTAGCATAAAGCACCTTCATGCCGACCAATATGCCGGCGAGCTATCTCGTATATATTCCAACATGGGGGCGCTATACTCAGGACTTAAGCAGTTCCAGCGATCCAAAGATTATTTTCTTAAGGCCTTGGAACTTAATCCAACGGAAAATGCCAATCGCTTGAAGACGCTAGCCAATCTTGCGGGCGTGTATATGGAAACAAATGAACGAGCGGAAGCCCTCCAAACCTTTTATGCTGCAATACAGCTTGCCCGTCAATTGAAGAATGCATCCGTGGAAGCTATATTATATACCAACTTAAGCAACTACTACATTGGCGAAGCACAATGGGCAGAAACGGTCAAGTATGCAAAACAGAGTATATCCCTTCGAAAAGGGTTGGGGCAGCCCCCATCAGCAATTACCTATAATAACCTTGGCTATGCATTGGTGCAACTAGGGAGTCTTAAAGAAGGTATTCAATACTACCATGTTGCTTTACAACAGGCAAGCATAGCAGAAAAGAAGCAGATCTATTATAATTTACACCAGGCCTACAGAGCGCTGGGGGAGGAGGAGGAGGCTTGGCGAGCCATCGCGCGCTACGACGCAGTAAAAGATTCGCTAGCCACGTCAAACTACGAACAGAAAGTTGCTGAACTCGAAGCCAAGTATCAATCTGCGGAAAAGGAAAGGCATATAGAACAGTTGGCCATGCAAAATGCGCTGCAAGAAAAGCAACTGACCCAGCAAACCTACTTGATTGTGGCGATATCGTTGATTGCTCTTTTGATCGCAGGGATCATTTATCTACGGTGGAAGCAACACCGCGTGAGCGATCGCCTATCAAAAGCCGAATGGCGACACCGTTTTTTGCTGGTTCAGCTGAACCCTCATTTTATTTTCAATGCCATGCAGAGTGTGCAACATTTTATCCATAAGAATGAAAGGGACAAGTCCTTGACATATCTGCATAGTTTTAGCCGATTGATACGTCTGGTATTGGAAAATTCGGAAGAGGATGCCGTTTCGCTTGATGTGGAAATTGAAAGCTTGACACACTACTTGCACTTGCAGCAGCTGAACCGTAATCCATCTTTTTCTTACCATGTGCAAGTTGCAGAGGAGCTGGAGCCAGACAACATTTGGATACCAACCATGCTTCTGCAACCTTTTGTGGAGAATGCTGTAAACCATGGCGTGGAGCAGCATGGTGATGGGCGTATCGAATTGTTGTTTGAAAACAATGCCAAGGGCATCGATATTTTCATCAAAGATAATGGACGTCAGGTGTGGAGCACATCACAGGCTGGCCGATTACATAAATCGATGAGCATGGACATTGTTAAGGGGCGTATCGAGCAACTCAATAAAATGGGACGATATGAGATCGTCATGAATATTTCGCAAAGTAGCCCCGTGCCGGGTTACGAAGGAACAATCGTACATTTATATATTCAATTTTTAAAATGA
- a CDS encoding ABC transporter ATP-binding protein, with protein sequence MENTIVKISHLWHRYGTAWAIQDIDFEIKEFGVLGLLGSNGAGKSTTMNIMCGVLNQVKGEVNIGGYDMRQSPIEAKKLIGFLPQNAPLYLDLTVHEYLTQCAHLRLIPRKEIDKAVDRAMAKCGVSHFRNRLISNLSGGYKQRVGIAQAIIHEPKLVVLDEPTNGLDPNQIIEVRKLIKEIGEEKSVIFSSHILSEVQATCEQVKMIENGIMVFEDSMDAFNNYIEPDSLLMVMANPPIPEVLKAVSGVSEVEVLSAQQFRIRFSDANGISERLIEASVQAGWRLRELTLEKSSLDQIFAQLSNKTPNKKS encoded by the coding sequence ATGGAAAATACGATTGTAAAGATATCCCATTTATGGCACCGCTATGGGACGGCATGGGCCATTCAAGATATCGATTTCGAGATCAAAGAATTTGGGGTCTTAGGTTTACTAGGCTCCAATGGAGCGGGTAAATCCACAACGATGAACATCATGTGCGGCGTGCTTAACCAAGTAAAAGGGGAGGTGAACATCGGTGGCTATGACATGCGCCAAAGTCCGATAGAAGCAAAAAAGCTAATCGGTTTTTTACCGCAAAATGCGCCGCTCTACCTTGACCTCACGGTACACGAGTACCTGACGCAGTGTGCCCACTTGCGGTTGATACCCCGCAAAGAGATTGATAAAGCGGTGGATAGGGCGATGGCCAAATGTGGGGTTTCGCATTTCAGGAATAGGTTGATCTCCAATCTTTCTGGCGGCTACAAGCAACGCGTGGGTATAGCGCAGGCCATTATCCACGAACCCAAACTGGTGGTGCTGGACGAGCCAACCAATGGCTTGGACCCTAACCAGATTATCGAGGTGCGGAAATTGATCAAGGAAATCGGCGAAGAGAAATCAGTTATCTTTTCCTCCCACATCCTCTCCGAGGTGCAGGCCACCTGCGAGCAGGTAAAAATGATCGAGAATGGTATTATGGTGTTTGAAGACAGCATGGATGCCTTCAATAATTACATCGAGCCAGATAGCTTGCTGATGGTGATGGCCAATCCGCCGATCCCCGAAGTACTCAAGGCCGTGTCGGGCGTATCGGAGGTGGAAGTGCTGTCTGCCCAGCAATTCCGGATTCGCTTTTCCGATGCCAACGGTATCAGCGAGCGGCTGATCGAAGCCAGCGTGCAGGCCGGTTGGCGACTGCGTGAGCTGACGCTGGAGAAAAGCTCGCTGGATCAAATATTTGCCCAACTTTCTAATAAAACGCCAAACAAGAAATCATGA
- a CDS encoding RagB/SusD family nutrient uptake outer membrane protein, with the protein MKLKSTLYIGLLLAGLGLSSCEKLIEIDAPTNELPSDVIFKSEGTAKSALAGAYTAVTTSSAFNVNFTQFNAMAAGEIDFVGSTVFQDFMQNTYDPVVTTRMSGLWSEVYAAIYRFNSVIEGLKDNAAIPAASVQQMTGEARVMRAYCYFHLINMFGAVPLINTTDVNITSTLPRVPATEIYTWMASELEEAKDQVGETYQSNNNVNSRSQVNRSAAKALLARVYLYSGNYALAEQYATEVIAKTDLYSLLPKEQLANVFLKDAKEAILQMGPAVATTNGYTVEGSTFLPTTTSTVANYELTSYLLSAFEAGDARRTAWVKESNLSGKQTFQPYKFRNFNQATAVSLTRTELPMLLRLAEQYLIRAEARFRSNNTTGAREDLNVIRRRAGLNDVATTANIEEAILKERQIEFFCELGDRWYSIKRMGKADTIMGALRPNTWHSYAQLYPIPQGARDTNPFLTQNDGYR; encoded by the coding sequence ATGAAATTAAAATCAACATTATATATAGGATTATTGCTGGCCGGGCTGGGCTTGAGCAGTTGCGAAAAGCTCATCGAAATTGATGCCCCTACCAATGAATTACCATCGGACGTGATCTTCAAATCTGAGGGCACGGCAAAGTCAGCACTGGCAGGTGCATACACCGCCGTGACCACCAGCAGCGCTTTCAACGTGAATTTTACACAATTCAACGCGATGGCCGCCGGCGAGATCGATTTTGTAGGATCTACCGTGTTTCAGGATTTTATGCAAAATACATATGATCCCGTCGTGACCACCCGCATGAGCGGCCTGTGGTCAGAAGTGTATGCCGCGATCTATCGTTTTAACAGCGTGATCGAAGGGTTAAAGGACAATGCAGCCATCCCTGCTGCCTCGGTGCAACAGATGACGGGCGAAGCACGCGTGATGCGGGCCTATTGCTACTTTCACCTGATCAATATGTTTGGCGCAGTTCCGTTGATCAATACCACCGATGTCAATATCACCAGTACGTTGCCCCGTGTACCTGCTACGGAGATCTACACCTGGATGGCCAGCGAGCTAGAGGAAGCTAAAGATCAGGTGGGCGAAACCTACCAAAGCAATAACAATGTCAATAGCCGTTCCCAGGTGAACCGGTCGGCCGCCAAGGCATTGCTGGCCCGCGTATACCTATACAGTGGTAACTATGCACTAGCCGAGCAGTATGCCACAGAAGTAATCGCTAAAACCGACCTCTACAGCCTGTTACCCAAAGAACAGTTGGCCAATGTATTTTTGAAAGATGCCAAAGAAGCTATCCTGCAAATGGGGCCTGCCGTGGCCACCACCAACGGATACACTGTCGAAGGATCAACCTTCTTGCCCACAACAACATCCACCGTAGCCAACTACGAGCTTACCAGCTACCTGCTATCGGCATTTGAGGCAGGCGATGCGCGCAGAACCGCCTGGGTAAAAGAAAGCAACCTCTCGGGTAAGCAAACATTTCAGCCCTATAAGTTCCGCAACTTTAACCAAGCTACGGCAGTTTCTTTAACGCGAACAGAATTGCCCATGTTGCTTCGGCTGGCCGAACAATACCTTATCCGTGCCGAGGCCCGTTTCCGCAGCAACAACACAACCGGTGCACGCGAAGACCTGAATGTGATCCGCCGCCGTGCAGGGCTGAATGACGTGGCGACAACTGCAAACATCGAAGAGGCCATACTCAAAGAGCGCCAGATAGAATTTTTCTGTGAGCTGGGTGATCGTTGGTACAGCATAAAACGTATGGGCAAGGCCGATACCATTATGGGCGCTTTGCGGCCCAACACCTGGCATAGCTATGCGCAGCTTTACCCGATACCGCAGGGTGCGCGTGACACGAATCCATTTCTGACCCAAAACGACGGATACAGATAA
- a CDS encoding Gldg family protein codes for MKTTLRIAKIELSQLFYSPVAWIVLIVLIIQSGWQYHGILERIYQGQEMGSIVAGATNRIFSGFRSLFPQMQEYLYLYIPLLTMGLISRETNSGSIKLLYSSPIKVSEIILGKYLAMMTYCLILISVLLGLGVLTLFTVKDAEFSMILSGIIGLYLLICAYAAIGLFMSSLTTYQVVAAISTLVVLAALTFVGQLWQDIDFVRDITYFLSISGRVEESINGLLGSNDVLYFVIVIVLFLGLTYLKLQFERQTLTLLNKSLRYVAFIAVMLFLGYLSALPQFILYKDMTANNSRTLTPASQAIIKQFEEPVHITTYVNLLDENYYSGLPAGHNSDKKRFDMYFRFMPYLTMDYVYYWDHSTNERLYAENPGLSDEQLARKMAKTNKLPFKKFLTPAQIKKEIDLSAERNRFVRKLSYKGKEVFLRVYDDLFKHPNEKETSAAFKRLLVQAPKVGFVTGHNERSVQRSGDRDYQVATTEIAFRYALINQGFDVLMVDLHALTPKVGLDILVIADPMRAFSAEELQHVQQYVESGGNLMVLAEPENKSTIKPILDMLDVEMDEGLLVQQSQNYERDFILANISKSNWLETVGESNFLNKDSVLVSVPTSVSLSARANSRFSSKPLFVTQAANTWKQPGLKIDRSEELNDPRSNQEKKSYPVALTLTRELKDKQQRILVIGDADFMNNAELIRQSPRTANFSVMTDLFRWFSNNEFPIDTNRTEPTDIGNVTSTGLDLIKFGWLLGLPLLVAGSVIILLLRRKRR; via the coding sequence ATGAAGACCACCCTACGCATAGCAAAGATCGAACTGAGTCAACTTTTTTACTCGCCCGTAGCCTGGATCGTCTTAATTGTACTGATCATACAATCGGGCTGGCAATACCACGGCATCCTCGAACGTATTTACCAAGGGCAGGAGATGGGCTCTATCGTGGCAGGGGCCACCAACCGGATATTCTCTGGATTCCGCTCCCTTTTTCCGCAGATGCAGGAATACTTATACCTTTATATTCCCTTGCTGACGATGGGGCTTATCAGCCGCGAAACCAACAGCGGATCTATTAAATTGCTGTATTCATCGCCCATCAAAGTCAGTGAAATCATATTGGGCAAGTACTTGGCCATGATGACCTATTGCTTGATCCTGATCTCCGTGCTGTTGGGACTTGGCGTGCTGACCCTGTTCACCGTCAAAGACGCTGAATTTTCGATGATCCTCTCTGGGATCATCGGGCTATACCTCTTGATCTGTGCCTATGCCGCTATCGGTCTGTTCATGTCCAGCTTGACCACCTACCAAGTGGTGGCGGCCATCAGCACGCTGGTGGTATTGGCGGCATTGACCTTCGTGGGGCAATTGTGGCAGGATATAGACTTTGTGCGTGACATCACCTACTTTTTGTCCATATCTGGACGTGTGGAGGAATCCATCAATGGCCTGCTCGGTAGCAATGATGTGTTGTATTTTGTCATCGTTATCGTACTGTTTTTAGGCTTGACCTACCTAAAACTACAGTTTGAGCGCCAAACATTGACTTTGCTCAATAAAAGCTTACGCTATGTGGCCTTTATAGCCGTGATGCTGTTTTTGGGCTACTTGAGCGCGCTGCCACAGTTTATCCTGTACAAAGACATGACGGCCAACAACAGCCGCACCTTGACCCCTGCCAGCCAAGCCATCATTAAACAATTTGAAGAGCCCGTGCACATCACTACCTATGTGAACTTACTGGACGAAAATTATTACTCGGGGCTTCCGGCGGGGCATAACAGCGATAAGAAGCGCTTCGATATGTATTTTAGGTTTATGCCATACCTCACGATGGACTATGTGTATTACTGGGATCATAGCACAAACGAACGCCTCTATGCAGAAAACCCCGGGTTGAGCGATGAACAACTTGCCCGCAAGATGGCCAAGACAAACAAACTGCCTTTTAAGAAGTTTTTGACACCCGCGCAGATCAAAAAAGAGATTGATTTGAGTGCCGAGCGTAACCGATTTGTACGCAAGCTGAGCTATAAGGGCAAAGAGGTGTTTTTACGCGTGTATGATGACTTGTTTAAACATCCCAACGAAAAGGAGACTTCGGCCGCATTTAAACGCTTGCTGGTGCAAGCGCCCAAGGTGGGTTTCGTGACCGGCCATAATGAGCGTAGCGTTCAACGATCGGGCGACCGCGACTATCAGGTGGCCACCACAGAGATCGCTTTTCGTTATGCATTGATCAACCAAGGTTTTGATGTGCTGATGGTAGACCTGCATGCGCTAACACCGAAAGTCGGTTTAGACATCTTGGTTATTGCCGATCCTATGCGTGCTTTTAGCGCCGAAGAGCTACAGCATGTGCAACAGTATGTAGAAAGTGGCGGTAACCTGATGGTTTTGGCCGAACCCGAAAATAAATCGACCATAAAGCCGATCTTGGATATGCTGGATGTGGAGATGGATGAAGGACTATTGGTGCAGCAAAGCCAAAACTACGAGCGCGATTTTATCTTGGCCAATATCTCGAAGAGCAACTGGCTGGAGACTGTCGGCGAAAGCAATTTTCTAAACAAAGATAGTGTCTTGGTATCAGTGCCTACCTCGGTGTCGCTGTCTGCGCGAGCAAATAGCCGTTTCAGCAGCAAGCCGCTCTTTGTGACCCAAGCGGCGAACACCTGGAAGCAGCCCGGACTAAAAATTGACCGCTCGGAGGAACTGAACGATCCACGCAGCAACCAAGAGAAGAAATCTTACCCAGTTGCGCTAACATTAACACGTGAATTGAAAGATAAACAACAGCGTATCTTGGTGATCGGTGATGCAGATTTTATGAACAATGCCGAGCTAATTCGCCAATCGCCGAGAACTGCCAATTTCTCGGTGATGACTGACCTGTTCCGTTGGTTCAGTAATAATGAATTCCCAATTGATACTAACCGCACCGAGCCTACGGATATTGGCAACGTGACATCCACGGGCTTAGACTTGATCAAGTTTGGCTGGCTGTTGGGCTTGCCACTGCTGGTGGCGGGTAGCGTGATCATTTTATTGTTAAGAAGAAAAAGAAGATAG